The following are encoded in a window of Vicia villosa cultivar HV-30 ecotype Madison, WI unplaced genomic scaffold, Vvil1.0 ctg.000244F_1_1_2_unsc, whole genome shotgun sequence genomic DNA:
- the LOC131625813 gene encoding putative F-box/LRR-repeat protein 23, which yields MASTSVPAAEVEKLNPTKEPNWLELPRDVTLNILQRLGTVEIITSACLVCPSWWNICKDPYIWRTIHVSKFGYPRYSLVDLEKMCRLAVQRSCGQLEDIYIDFIGTDELLEYIADRNLSDIGFIGAVKKLPLLEELYVSENYKLSRFFYVAAGLCCPFLKSLSYGRMVSVEGFIEVDDEAFVIAKTMPGLRSLKIDGDVLTSDGIVAILNGCPLLESLDMALYYSMELEESFNESLRKRCCEQIKKCILPMFLQPCTFLKNDSHCDTSSEDFDGSDDGSNLEYYLGQFLSLDEN from the exons ATGGCGTCTACTTCGGTTCCAGCAGCAGAAGTGGAAAAGTTAAACCCAACAAAAGAGCCAAATTGGCTTGAACTTCCGAGAGATGTGACACTAAACATCCTCCAGAGGCTTGGTACTGTTGAAATAATCACAAGTGCATGTCTAGTGTGCCCTTCATGGTGGAATATCTGCAAAGATCCTTACATCTGGCGCACCATTCATGTGTCCAAGTTTGGCTATCCACGCTACAGCCTCGTGGATTTGGAGAAGATGTGCCGCCTTGCAGTACAGCGCAGTTGTGGTCAACTAGAAGACATTTACATTGATTTCATTGGAACAGATGAACTCCTTGAATACATAGCTGATAG AAATCTCTCAGATATAGGATTTATTGGAGCAGTTAAGAAGCTTCCACTGTTAGAAGAACTCTACGTTTCAGAAAATTATAAACTTTCTAGGTTTTTTTATGTAGCTGCTGGTCTATGTTGCCCTTTTTTGAAATCACTGTCGTATGGCAGGATGGTTTCTGTTGAGGGCTTCATCGAGGTGGATGATGAGGCGTTTGTTATCGCAAAAACAATGCCGGGATTACGCAGTCTTAAAATTGATGGAGATGTGCTAACTTCTGATGGAATTGTTGCTATTCTTAATGGATGTCCTCTTCTTGAATCTCTTGACATGGCATTATATTATTCTATGGAATTGGaagaaagtttcaatgaaagtttgAGGAAAAGGTGTTGTGAgcaaataaaaaaatgtatacTTCCTATGTTTTTACAACCCTgcacttttttaaaaaatgattctcATTGCGACACTTCAAGTGAAGATTTCGATGGATCTGATGATGGAAGTAACTTGGAGTATTATCTTGGTCAATTTTTATCTTTAGATGAAAATTAG
- the LOC131625809 gene encoding F-box protein SKIP19-like translates to MENTTRKPNWLELPRDVTLNILQRLHTVEVITSACLVCPLWWNICRDPYMWRTILMSEFYHARGMDWVKMCQYAVDRSCGQLEDIYIHMFGNDELLEYIADRASNLRRLRIVNCDKLSDKGFIEAVKKLPLIEELDISNNYLSKHSFEAVGLCCPLLKTLTYGNDVSIDQNAEAFVIAKTMPGLRSLTISGWRLTSVGVVAILDGCSLLESLNLKSCYYMSSKSTSLSQSLKKRCREQIKKFIPPILDGNYCYPCNFDFD, encoded by the exons ATGGAAAACACAACAAGAAAGCCAAATTGGCTTGAACTTCCTAGAGATGTCACATTAAACATCCTACAAAGGCTTCATACTGTTGAAGTAATCACAAGTGCATGTCTAGTGTGTCCTTTATGGTGGAATATCTGCAGAGATCCTTACATGTGGCGCACCATTCTTATGTCCGAATTCTACCATGCACGCGGTATGGATTGGGTGAAGATGTGCCAGTATGCAGTTGATCGAAGTTGTGGTCAGCTAGAAGACATTTACATACATATGTTTGGAAACGACGAGCTCCTAGAATACATAGCTGATAG GGCGAGTAATCTAAGGCGTCTCAGGATTGTAAATTGTGACAAACTTTCCGATAAAGGATTTATTGAAGCTGTGAAGAAACTTCCACTGATTGAGGAACTGGACATTTCAAACAACTATCTATCTAAGCATTCTTTTGAAGCTGTTGGGTTATGTTGCCCTCTTTTGAAAACACTGACATACGGAAACGATGTGTCCATTGACCAGAATGCTGAGGCATTTGTTATCGCAAAAACAATGCCTGGATTACGCAGTCTTACAATTTCAGGATGGAGACTTACATCTGTTGGGGTTGTTGCCATTCTTGATGGATGTTCTCTCCTTGAATCTCTTAACCTGAAATCTTGTTATTATATGTCTTCAAAAAGTACAAGTTTGagtcaaagtttgaagaaaaggtGCAGGGagcaaataaaaaaattcattccACCTATACTTGATGGCAATTATTGTTACCCttgtaattttgattttgattga
- the LOC131625814 gene encoding uncharacterized protein LOC131625814, giving the protein MGGWIDGRWFWGDLSISLPTVFGAPAAPGSVFSSVDTSPSVLAASLSELAWLLNDVVVSVNQPDGAVWRKHDDGVFSVSSCYNLLCRNYIPFGPANCFDSAFVALWKVDVPLKVKAFGWRSFLNKVPTKDALLHRGILNSSSNLDCVTCNIFSESLQHSFLLCRNTATVWMEMSEWIGLGYTNFLDFKESFLYWSSFCRVKKVKRGKEGVIWLAIIWSIWLHRNDVVFNDTSWNSRDVVWNCKALIWRPINRLDLYANRYAYHYWL; this is encoded by the exons ATGGGAGGTTGGATAGATGGGAGATGGTTTTGGGGTGATCTAAGCATATCTTTGCCTACTGTTTTCGGGGCGCCAGCAGCCCCCGGTTCTGTTTTTTCGTCCGTTGACACTTCCCCTTCGGTGCTGGCAGCTAGCTTGTCGGAGTTGGCATGGCTTTTGAACGATGTTGTCGTCTCGGTTAACCAACCGGACGGGGCTGTTTGGAGGAAACATGACGATGGAGTCTTTTCGGTTTCGTCTTGTTACAATTTATTGTGTAGGAATTATATCCCTTTTGGTCCGGCAAATTGCTTTGATTCCGCTTTTGTAGCTTTATGGAAGGTTGATGTTCCTTTAAAGGTTAAAGCTTTCGGTTGGAGAAGTTTCCTCAACAAAGTTCCTACCAAAGACGCTCTCTTGCATCGAGGTATTCTTAATTCTTCTTCGAATTTAGATTGTGTTACTTGTAACATTTTTTCGGAGTCTTTGCAACACTCCTTTTTGCTTTGCCGTAACACCGCTACTGTTTGGATGGAAATGTCAGAGTGGATTGGATTGGGTTACACTAACTTCCTTGATTTTAAGGAGAGTTTTTTGTATTGGAGTTCCTTTTGTAGAGTTAAGAAAGTTAAAAGAGGAAAAGAAGGAGTTATTTGGCTAGCTATTATTTGGAGTATTTGGTTGCATAGGAATGATGTTGTGTTTAACGATACATCTTGGAATTCTAGAGATGTGGTGTGGAATTGTAAAGCTCTtatttggag GCCTATCAATCGATTGGATCTTTATGCCAATCGATATGCTTATCATTATTGGCTATAA